Part of the Mytilus trossulus isolate FHL-02 chromosome 2, PNRI_Mtr1.1.1.hap1, whole genome shotgun sequence genome is shown below.
aaagtgtctgcagttgacttaataaagtttgtatccaatatgaaaaggaatatcataggaatatctgacttaaatttatttgatgaaatagttgtttttcacaATGCCTTAATACTTCAAAGCATAAGTTcagcattttatcaaaaaagtcctatgcgaatcaagtatgcaaaaaaaaaaattcaatggaggaaagggttaatataataattttagatcctgatttggactaacttgaaaactgggcccataatcaaaaatcttaagtacatgtttagattcagcatatcaaagaggcccaagaatttaatttttgttaaaatcaaacttagtttaattttggaccctttggaccttaatgtaggccaatttgaaaacgggaccaaaaatgaagaatctacatacacagttagatttggcatatcaaagaacccaatttattcaatttttgatgaaatcaaataaagtttaattttggacccagatttggaccaacttgaaaactgggccaataatcaagaatctaagtacatttttagattcaacatatcaaagaacccaaccgattcattttttgtcaaaatcaaactaagtttaattttggaccctttggaccttaatgtagaccaattagaaaacgggaccaaaagttaagaatctacatacacagttagattcggcatatcaaagaaccccaattattcaattttgatgaaatcaaacaaagtttacttttggaccctttgggcccctaattcctaaactgttgggaccaaaactcccaaaatcaataccaaccttccttttatggtcataaaccttgtgtttaaatttcattgatttctatttacttaaactaaagttattgtgcaaaaaccaagaataatgcttatttgggcccttttttggcccctaattcctaaactgttgaaaccaaaactcccaaaatcaatcctaacctttcttttgtggtcataaaccttgtgtcaaaatttcatagatttctattaacttaaactaaagttaaagtgcgaaaaccaagaaaatgcttatttgggccctttttggccccttattcctaaaatgatgggaccaaaactcccaaaatcaataccaaccttccttttatggtcataaaccttgtgttaaaatttcatagatttctattcacttttactaaagttagagtgcgaaaactgaaagtattcggacgacgacgcagacaacgacgccaacgtgatagcagtatacgacgaaaattttttcaaaatttgcggtcgtataaaaacagtaTATTTGACTGTAAACAGATCATGGGGATGAagaaaaattcaattatttgcAAAAGTCAAATATTTCACTTTGGTTTTCATTCCAAAATGTCTTTTCAAACTGACCTCTGTTTTCTGTTCCTCCAACATTTTATCTAAAATTGGCATCAACCAGTCttcaaatttacagtagttgTCATTAGGTACTAATAAGTTGCCAATTCTATTTATACCCCTGTCTCTAAGATCTCCTCCTTTGTACTTGTTGAAATCACCGAGGTAAGTGGGAGCTAAACATTTGATAAAGTCTTCCTCTATACCGCCTGCTGTTGTTACTATGCAATCAacctgacaaaaaaaattagtctttattgttatgaaacatacatgacataaggaacaagtatgttttttttgtgatcCGTTTGAAACTGATAAAAATTCTGTTAAATCATCAAATTTCCTTTCCCTTTTCAGCTTTTTCTGTTACTATAATATAAAAGAAGACAACCAACCCCCCAAGAACTTGAAATAAGAACCTAATCATGCTAATGTTACACCGATAATTAGTAGGTAAAGCAATCCCAAAGAATTCttaaaaaattatctaaaacaacaaatattatctataaatttgtaaatattaaaacaaatgttattatacaaaaaaaatacattattttcttaCATGATAGAAGCAACAGTATAGTTCTCTCCATAACATACTTACCATATTATGTTCAGCAAGGTACCTAAGCATCTCACGAACACCAGTAGAAATCATATTAGAGGTAAAGCCAAGAAAAATAGTACAGTTACTTCTCTGTCTGTTACATGGATTGTCATAGTAGTCTTCCTTCTTCTCCTCTGGTATTCCTTCCATCTTTTTATCAATCTGAAAGAATATACAGGTAAATGCAATATAACAAACTAATAGATAATTTTTCAGTTAGGGAAATATGCAATTGaacatgatttgttttatgaatgtaCATCTAGCTCATTTCATTTATATCAGTCTTGAAACCAATAGTAATCCAACTTACATGTTATAGAATAAAAAGCCTATTCAACTGGGAGTCAGAATAAGACTTTCTGATGATCCAGTGAACACAATAAAGTCTGACGCAGCCTCTCTACAATGTCtatcaattgttttcttttcccTTTTTATACAGTAATGAtcgattgttttgttttttcaatataaaagtacaaaccattttatttatttcctcTACAGCTTTACCAAAATTAGTTGCTTGAAATCCACATCTCTTATAAGACTCCAATAACTCATGGTAATTGACACCATTGTTGAAATCATAACCCTTCACTGTTTCTGAGCCTTCTGGCATAGCTCCACTTTTGACTAAAACAGCATCTGACACTAATTGAGGAAGCTGATTTTCCATTTCTAGTTagtctg
Proteins encoded:
- the LOC134707802 gene encoding probable deoxyhypusine synthase, whose protein sequence is MENQLPQLVSDAVLVKSGAMPEGSETVKGYDFNNGVNYHELLESYKRCGFQATNFGKAVEEINKMIDKKMEGIPEEKKEDYYDNPCNRQRSNCTIFLGFTSNMISTGVREMLRYLAEHNMVDCIVTTAGGIEEDFIKCLAPTYLGDFNKYKGGDLRDRGINRIGNLLVPNDNYCKFEDWLMPILDKMLEEQKTEGTHWTPSKVIDRLGKEIDDPESVYYWTHKNNIPVFCPALTDGSLGDMIYFHSYKNPGLIIDLVEDIKRINNQAVYALNTGMIIIGGGVIKHHICNANLMRNGADFSVFINTASEFDGSDSGARPDEAISWGKIKKTATPAKVYGEATLIFPLIMAETFARREKEFKELKAQNEHRP